One part of the Humulus lupulus chromosome 9, drHumLupu1.1, whole genome shotgun sequence genome encodes these proteins:
- the LOC133799604 gene encoding secreted RxLR effector protein 161-like: MYLMSCTRPYIAYIVSTLSRFKSNLGVEHWNAIIRVLRYLRYIRNYGLNYTSDPAVLEGYLDESWISDIQDSKRTSGYVFTLGGTVVSWKSSKQTVITRSTMESEFVALGKCSEEA; the protein is encoded by the coding sequence atgtacttgatgagttgtacAAGACCATATATTGCTTACATTGTAAGTACTTTAAGTCGATTCAAGAGTAATCTAGGTGTTGAGCATTGGAATGCAATTATAAGAGTACTTAGGTACTTGCGGTATATTCGTAACTATGGGTTGAACTATACTAGTGATCCAGCTGTTCTTGAAGGATACCTTGATGAAAGTTGGATATCTGACATCCAAGACTCGAAACGTACTAGTGGATATGTGTTCACTCTAGGTGGCACGGTTGTTTCATGGAAATCCTCAAAACAAACTGTAATCactagatccacgatggaatcCGAGTTTGTAGCTCTGGGTAAATGTAGTGAAGAAGCATAA